Proteins encoded in a region of the Panthera tigris isolate Pti1 chromosome B2, P.tigris_Pti1_mat1.1, whole genome shotgun sequence genome:
- the LOC102949138 gene encoding TBC1 domain family member 7 isoform X1: MTEDSQRNFRSVYYEKVGFRGVEEKKSLEILLKDDRLDIEKLCTFSQRFPLPSMYRALVWKVLLGILPPHHESHAQVMLYRKEQYCDVLHALKVVRCVTEATPQVEVYLRMYQLESGKLPRSPSFPLEPEDEVFLAIAKAVEEMVEDSVDCYWIIRCFVNQLNNKYRESLPQLPKAFEQYLNLEDSRLLSHLKTCSALSKLPYDLWFKRCFAGCLPESSLQRVWDKVVSGSCKILVFVAVEILLTFKIKVMALNSAEKITKFLENIPQDSSDAIVSKAIDLWHKHCGTPVHSA; the protein is encoded by the exons ATGACTGAGGACTCTCAGAGAAACTTCCGTTCAGTGTATTATGAGAAAGTGGGGTTTCGTGGAgttgaagaaaagaaatcattggAGATTCTCCTAAAAGATGACCGGCTCG ATATCGAGAAACTTTGTACTTTTAGTCAGAGATTCCCTCTCCCGTCCATGTACCGTGCGTTGGTATGGAAGGTGCTTCTAG GGATCCTGCCTCCACACCATGAGTCCCATGCCCAGGTGATGTTGTACCGCAAGGAGCAGTACTGTGACGTCCTTCACGCCCTGAAAGTCGTTCGCTGTGTCACTGAGGCCACGCCTCAGGTTGAAGTCTATCTCCGCATGTACCAGCTGGAGTCTGGAAAGTTGCCTCGAAGTCCTTCCTTTCCACTG GAGCCAGAAGATGAAGTATTTCTTGCCATTGCCAAAGCCGTGGAAGAGATGGTGGAGGACAGCGTCGACTGTTACTGGATCATCCGATGCTTTGTGAACCAATTAAATAACAAGTACCGGGAGTCTTTACCCCAGCTG CCAAAGGCTTTTGAACAATACTTGAATCTGGAAGATAGCCGATTGCTGAGTCATCTGAAGACGTGTTCTGCGCTGTCCAAGCTTCCTTATGATCTCTGGTTCAAGAGGTGCTTCGCAGGGTGCTTGCCCGAATCCAGTTTACAGAG ggtTTGGGATAAAGTTGTAAGTGGATCCTGTAAGATCTTAGTTTTTGTAGCTGTGGAAATTTtattaacctttaaaataaaagtaatggcTCTGAACAGTGCAGAGAAGATAACAAAGTTTCTGGAAAAT ATTCCCCAGGACAGCTCGGACGCAATCGTGAGCAAGGCCATTGACTTATGGCACAAGCACTGTGGGACCCCGGTGCACTCAGCCTGA
- the LOC102949138 gene encoding TBC1 domain family member 7 isoform X2, with the protein MTEDSQRNFRSVYYEKVGFRGVEEKKSLEILLKDDRLGILPPHHESHAQVMLYRKEQYCDVLHALKVVRCVTEATPQVEVYLRMYQLESGKLPRSPSFPLEPEDEVFLAIAKAVEEMVEDSVDCYWIIRCFVNQLNNKYRESLPQLPKAFEQYLNLEDSRLLSHLKTCSALSKLPYDLWFKRCFAGCLPESSLQRVWDKVVSGSCKILVFVAVEILLTFKIKVMALNSAEKITKFLENIPQDSSDAIVSKAIDLWHKHCGTPVHSA; encoded by the exons ATGACTGAGGACTCTCAGAGAAACTTCCGTTCAGTGTATTATGAGAAAGTGGGGTTTCGTGGAgttgaagaaaagaaatcattggAGATTCTCCTAAAAGATGACCGGCTCG GGATCCTGCCTCCACACCATGAGTCCCATGCCCAGGTGATGTTGTACCGCAAGGAGCAGTACTGTGACGTCCTTCACGCCCTGAAAGTCGTTCGCTGTGTCACTGAGGCCACGCCTCAGGTTGAAGTCTATCTCCGCATGTACCAGCTGGAGTCTGGAAAGTTGCCTCGAAGTCCTTCCTTTCCACTG GAGCCAGAAGATGAAGTATTTCTTGCCATTGCCAAAGCCGTGGAAGAGATGGTGGAGGACAGCGTCGACTGTTACTGGATCATCCGATGCTTTGTGAACCAATTAAATAACAAGTACCGGGAGTCTTTACCCCAGCTG CCAAAGGCTTTTGAACAATACTTGAATCTGGAAGATAGCCGATTGCTGAGTCATCTGAAGACGTGTTCTGCGCTGTCCAAGCTTCCTTATGATCTCTGGTTCAAGAGGTGCTTCGCAGGGTGCTTGCCCGAATCCAGTTTACAGAG ggtTTGGGATAAAGTTGTAAGTGGATCCTGTAAGATCTTAGTTTTTGTAGCTGTGGAAATTTtattaacctttaaaataaaagtaatggcTCTGAACAGTGCAGAGAAGATAACAAAGTTTCTGGAAAAT ATTCCCCAGGACAGCTCGGACGCAATCGTGAGCAAGGCCATTGACTTATGGCACAAGCACTGTGGGACCCCGGTGCACTCAGCCTGA